AGGTAGCCCCTCATTCTCCGCCAGCGGGGCAATGAGCTGGGCAGCAGCAGCTGCCACCTCCTGCAGCACAGCCACGACCCATGTCAAGTGTTTCCTGCAGTCTAGGAGCGTGTCAGATACCTGTGTGACAGGTCAGTTCAGGAGTCAACCCTGGGTTCAGCACCACAGTTTCCAGCTACCCCAAAACCGTTTTTGTTCCCTAACCAGATCCAGATCTTCAAGTGCTATGCCCCTCCTGTTTCTACTcagtttccttcccttccccaatTGCAGCCCTAAACCTGTGGTCCAAAGGCCAGTGCAGCTGGGATCCCAGGAGCATCTGTCCCTGGCATTCGCCTTCGGATCTTCTTGCAGAACTGGCGGATGTCACTGCATGAAGTTTCCAGATCCCGGAGCAGGAGGGCAATATCTGTAGCCTCCTGCCCACCCtactcaggaaaaagaaaatggatggaGAACCAAGTTAGCATTAAGGCTGGGAGTAAGGAAGTGAGGACTAAGAAAGAAGAGGAGCTCACACAGATCTAGATGTGTTCTCACCTGCAAGAAGGCACGCAGCCGTCCTACCTCCACACTCATGCAGTCCAGAGCACTCTGCGTGAACTGTGAGGATAGAAGCATGCAATCATCAGCCCCCAGCAGGAGCCCTTCCGCCTTATCAACATCTTTAAGAAGTCCCCATCCTCTGCTGACCCCCATACATAAGTAGGTCCTCTATTTCCCTGATATGGCTTTGGTAACTCTGCCCTAGTCTTATGTGACACTTCTTGGGTGCCTGATCTCTTGACCTGATGCCCTCCATTTCTGATCTCCACGGGGGCTCAATCACTGGCCCAGACACTTCACCTTAATGTGGTCAGCCAGCTGCATAGTACAGTCCTCAGGCTGTTCGGCAAGGTGGATGCTGTACAGATGCTGAGGAGAGATAACAAACAGACAACTTTTAGGCCCTAGAGGGGGTGGGGAGTTCTTCCCAAACTGTAGTTTGAGCCCTGGTCATCATGGGTCTCTGGAGGTACAAGAGAATCCAAACCCCTCAAGCAGCTGCATCATATGGAGAGTTCATCTAAGAGCAAACCAGGCCTCAAGCAGCGAGCATGGGACAAACAACCTTGAATATATTAGTAAGAGCCCCCATCAAGTGAAAGcttccctgcctcctgccccaagCCCAAATTCTCGCCCCACACCTGATAGTACTTGATGGCCTTGGTGAGAGGCTCCACGTTGACAGTCTCATCCAGCTGATCCTTGTGCAGCAGTTCAATGAGGAAATCCAAAGAGCGCTCATGGGCACTCATCTCAGGGTAGAGGCTGCCCACTTTCTTATACACATCCACACTGCACTGAGAGAGGGCACTAGAGACCAGAGAAGGGCGCTGTGAGGCTAGAGTCTGCCAGGCAATCTCAGTTCCGGCCGATCCTGGACCCCTGACCCTGGGGTGAGGGAGTCAGGAGTCACTTACTGCTCATAGCGGTGTAGCGTGGCCTGCAGCAGGCTCAGCGAGTACACCAGTCCAGCAGCAAAGCTGAGTTGCTCCCCAGCAGCTCCTCGCAGCCCAGGCCGCTCTGAACAGTTCTCACTTAGTTCAAACTTTTCCTGGGCCTGCTTCCGGATCAGCTCTGCCTGTGGGAAAAAACACTGGGAACCTGGGCCTCAGAGCAGAGGATGGAGAACACAGACTCAGGAATACAGTACTCAGAGCTTAACTATGTGGGGAGCATGGACACACATGGCAGAGAAAGCAGAAATAGTTCTTACTTGGGTGGGGAATCTCGCATGAGGAAAGGGTAGTGATGTGATTACTGGAGGTTGTGAGGAGTCAGGATGTGAAAATGAAAGGGTAGTGGGACCGGTGGAATCAAGGTCTTTCCTGACTTAAAGCTGCCACTCCTGCTATCTCTCCACCTAGAATGCTATCCTGCCAATCATCCCCAAGGTTAACCCCTAGGCACCTCCTGGCCCTCAGACAACGTTATTCCCTCAGTCACATCCTGCTCACCTCTAAATCAAACCTCCAATTGTGCTCTCTCACAGAACCTATCTCTCCTTGAAAACACACCATTTGTAATACATATTAATCAGTGACTTTGCTGTGTTCCTCCACTACACCATAAACTCTTTGTGGGCAGAGACTCTGTTGTCTTCACTCAGCATCTTCAATGCCTGGTTCATGGCAAGTTCACTAGATTTCTGTGGAACATGTGATTGATTGGCCATACCTTGCAAATGAGACGAGGCATGAGCAGCAGCACCAGGACGCAGTCATGGTCCCCACCTGGCCGAAGGAAGCTGTCAGGCATGAAGGCTGTCAGCAGGGACATGTGTCGGTTGGCCTGGGCCACCTCCATCTGCCTCAATTCCATCTCAATTGCCTGTGAACAGGGAGGAGCACTCTTAGCCAGAGCTGAAAGAGCCCCAAAATTCCCATGCCTTGCTCCAGCAGATCCCTTGCTTCTAGGGCAAGCCCAGGCCAGAGTATTCCAAAACACCACACAaagcaccccttcccccaggaatCTGAAGCCCAGAACCCCATACCAGTTCAACCCAGGCAGGGCTCCCTCAGACCCACACACTTTCCTGACCTTGGCATGGGCCTTAGTCTCAGCAAACTTGATTTTGAAGTCAAAAGTCTCTGGAGGTGGCTGCTGTTGCCTCTCCACAGATGCTTCCTGCTGGTTTGTCAGTTCCCGATTCACATCCTAGGAGGAGAGACAGTGAAGCACAGCTGGATCATAAGGAAGCCCTGGGGTGATGGTGGGCAGACAGCAAGCAGTGGGCATGTACCTGTAGATGGGCGGTCAGCTGGCGGTACTTCTTAATGGTCTGCTGGTAGTCTGCAACCGTCTCCTGGGCTGCCTCCACACGCTTCTGGGCCTCACGAACGCGCGCGCCTGCCATGTCCAGCTGCTCCCGCAGCTCCAGTTCTGTCTCACGTGCATTCTCCTGCAGCTCATCATTCATCTCATTCATCGCTTCCTAGGACACCACACCATAGTTGGGGCAAAAGGCAGGGTcggccaggggtggtggttcacacctgtaatcccagcactttgggaggtcaaagcaggtggatcacgaggtcgagatcgagatcatgctggccaacatggtgaaaccccatctctactaaaaatacaaaaattagctgggtatggtggcgcatgcctgtaataccagctactcaggaggctcaggcaggagaatcgcttgaacctgggaggcggaggttgcagtgagccaagattattgattattgcgccactgcgctccagcctggcaacagcgcgagattccatctcagaaaaaaaaaaaaaaaaaaaaaaaaggcagggtcaGGGTAGCAAGCCCAGGCTGGGTCCCTCACCGCACACCCTGCTCAAAGGCCAGGGGTCACATGTCAATCTTTTTCTCAGCAGGTCCCTTCCAAGTCAGATGTCAGGGGTCTGCTCTTCTCTTACCAAGTCTCCCACAGTCTCCCTCAACTCGCGCACTTTCTCTTCCAGATTCAGGTTCCGATCTGTCAGCATCTCCACCATCTCCTCAGCACCCAGAGCAGCATCCACCTGTTATGGGGAGGATGGGGAGAAGGGCTGCTGGAAGGTACCTAGAAAGAGGAGGTATCAACCGATAGAAGAGTCAGGTGGGAGATTATGGGTGAGGGGCTGGGCTCCCCAGACCTGCTCCTTGAGCTCATCAATGGTGCTCTCTGCCTGGCTTAGCTCCTCCTGCAGACGCTCCCGCTGTTGCCTCACAACTTCCAGCTCTTGGTTCTTCTTTTCCATGAGCTTCTGGAGCTTCACATGCTCCTGCTTCTCTGAGGAAGAAAGATCCCGCATCCTGCAGGGATGTGAGGAAGACAGAGGGAGGAAAGCACGTGTCAGAGTCTCTGGTGATGGGTGCTCTAACACATTTGGAGACAGAAGAGTAAGCATCAGAGGCAAGCACTGAAGACCCTACCTCACCAGGGCATCCTTCAGGCGGGCATTCTGCTCCTCAAGCTGCTTGAGCTGATAACTGGATGCAGCGCCATCTGAGCCTGGAGAAGATCATTAACACTTTCAGGCATGGTTCTCACCCAACCGTTTGGCCCCCAGCAGCTGTGGGCCCCTTACCCTTCTCTTCAATCTCAGCCTTGAGGATCTCTAAGTCAGTAGTGAGCTCGTCCACCCGCTCCTTCAGTGCCTCCACCTCCTGCTGCAGGGACTCAGCCCGCTCTTCAGCCATCTCCTTGTCCAAAGTGGCCATCTCAATGGCATCAGCAGTATCAGCCATCTCCTCCATATAGCGTTCCTTTGCCTCCAGCGCCTCCTTGGCTTCCTGAggaagaggtggaggtgggagggggtACAAGCACAGAGATGCCCCAGGCCTCCCTTTCTCACAGTGTGTTCCAGGCTCCAGCCCCAGTCTAGTTTCCAGCATGCTTCCTTAGGTCTCAGGCCGACCCAACCACCCCCTTCATCCAGAGTCAAACCTTTCTCGCCTCCTTGAGGCGCCGCTGCAGGTCGGCCTGCTGCTCCTGCATTTTGCTCTTCCATTCCTGCACCTGCTCCAGCTGGATTTTGTGTTTCTCCAGCTCTTTTAGCTTTGCTTTGTCTTCCGCCCGTTTTAGTCTCAGGGTCTCTAGTTTCTCCTCCAGGTCCCGCACCTGAGCCCTTAGTCCCTCCTCCTCCTGCAAAGGAGAGGCCTCATGGTCTGTGCACAGCCCACCCCTCCTCTCCACCAACACTGAGCTGGCGCAAAGAACACAAGAAAGTGTGCAAATATCACCCAGCCCCGGGGTGGCCAAAAGTCAGTGGCATAAGAACATCTGAGAGGAAACCGTGGCACAGTATATATGGGGAAAGTATGGCATAAGGGCAAGAAAGGAAAGGGTGGCTCAGTCAGTAGCAAGATATCCATAGGCTACGTCCTCACCCTTTCTGATCCAAGTTCTAGGTCTTTGCCAACCCCAGGAAATTTTCAAGACACAGCAGGTAGCCACAAGCCTCTGGGTGTCTTGATTCTCTTTTACCCCTACCCCAGGCCTTACCTTGGATGGGGAAGGAAGTGGGGGGACTGCTCCAGGAGAGGTGAGAACCGGCGTGGGGATGATGGGTGCTGCCAGCGGAGTCTGAGCCGGGGTGCTGGGCTCACTGCTACTCAGCTCACCTGCTGACGCTGAGCCAGAGGGTCCCAGGGAGCTACTGGCCCCAGCCACCCCAGTACTGGCTGGGCGGGTGGGCTATTCAGAGAGGGTAGAGGCAGACCAGAAAGAGAGCAGAGGATAGGGGTAGTAAGAGGAACAGAAACAGAATATGAGAATATGGCAagggaaggagacagaaaagggaaaaagcagaaagagaatatCAACGCACaatgagaaaagaagaatgaaggGGACAAGGAAAACGatacagagaggcagagagagacagtgacAAAGGACAGGGGGAGGATGGAGGccgaggagagagggagggaaagataaGAGAAAGACATAAGATTATAAGGCTCCTCGCTTGGCACTGACTCCACATTCCTCCTAGCTCTGGCACTACCCTTAAGAGCAGAATCCGTTATTCCCTAGAACCCCCGTCTATGATCCACTTGTGATCATTCTAGCAACTTCATAATACTCTCAGTCCCATCCTTGTTCCAGGTCTATGCCCTCCACCCCTAGACAGAAAAAGTACAATGTAATTTCCAGAGAAGGCTGGGCCAGAAGTGGGGGTGTCAGGCTCTCTACCCCTGCTAAGCCCTCTTTGGGAGTCAAGCTGAGTCTCCCTCTCTCAGTCTATTTCAGGGGACCCTGCAGGTAAAAGAGCCAAGGTGAAAGTTGTACCCCTAGACTTCCCCTTGAAACAACCCTTCTGTCATCTCCCCCGATCTGGCAACACTATCCAGGCCCCTGTGGGGCAGGGGAGAAGGTGGGCAGAGGAGCTGACCTGAAGTTCAAGCCCTGGAGCAGACAGGCCTGCCAATGTGCTCAAAGTGCTGAGACCAAGGTCTCCCAGTGAGCTGACACTCAGAGACCATGTGCAATCCTCAGAGATCCCCACCCAAGGCCTGTCACAGACGCACTCACCTCCTTACCCCCTGACATTTTACATGGCCAAGTTCATCTTTCTTCCAATTCCTCCCCTCAAAACTGGTCAAAATTCCCTTGTTCAAGAAAGCCTGCTTTGATTAACCACCACAACCCCATTCATTTCTCTTTTGCATTCAAGCTACTGGCTTAGACAACCTCCTAAAAGCCAAAAGCCATTTTCCCTAGGAGGTGCCTGCCAGCACTGCGAACCCCCACTTTCCTCTGAAGAGAACCCAGGATGCACTATGACCAACTTTCACTTGCTCATACACGTGCCCTCATACATCCACACGCCTGAAACATGTGTGTACACtcagcagtggctcacacaggGGCCTGTTTTCTCACCTTGGGTCGCCGAGTTGTGGTCTGGACAGGCAACAGGAGCCAGAAGAGAAGTAGTCAGGAAAGAAAGGACAATGGCAGAAAGACAGAGAGCAAAAGGGACAGCAATGAGAGCAGAAGAAGTAACAGGAATGGGGCTACAGTTAGCCACCCTCCCCCCCATCCCATCCCCTTCTCCCTTCAGTGAATCACTGTATTCCTACTTCAGGAACCCAGAATTCCTGCTCCCCTTGGTTCCTGCTCCCCTTGGTTCCTGCTCCCACTTTTGTCCAATCCTTGCAGGCCTCACCCTTTCAGACACCCCAGAAATCCCAGAAGTCCATCTCTAGGCTGAGCCACAGAACAAGGAAGCAGCTAGTGAGAAGGTCC
The window above is part of the Symphalangus syndactylus isolate Jambi chromosome 14, NHGRI_mSymSyn1-v2.1_pri, whole genome shotgun sequence genome. Proteins encoded here:
- the DCTN1 gene encoding dynactin subunit 1 isoform X10, with translation MAQSKRHVYSRTPSGSRMSVEASARPLRVGSRVEVIGKGHRGTVAYVGATLFATGKWVGVILDEAKGKNDGTVQGRKYFTCDEGHGIFVRQSQIQVFEDGADTTSPETPDSSASKVLKREGTDTTAKTSKLPTRPASTGVAGASSSLGPSGSASAGELSSSEPSTPAQTPLAAPIIPTPVLTSPGAVPPLPSPSKEEEGLRAQVRDLEEKLETLRLKRAEDKAKLKELEKHKIQLEQVQEWKSKMQEQQADLQRRLKEARKEAKEALEAKERYMEEMADTADAIEMATLDKEMAEERAESLQQEVEALKERVDELTTDLEILKAEIEEKGSDGAASSYQLKQLEEQNARLKDALVRMRDLSSSEKQEHVKLQKLMEKKNQELEVVRQQRERLQEELSQAESTIDELKEQVDAALGAEEMVEMLTDRNLNLEEKVRELRETVGDLEAMNEMNDELQENARETELELREQLDMAGARVREAQKRVEAAQETVADYQQTIKKYRQLTAHLQDVNRELTNQQEASVERQQQPPPETFDFKIKFAETKAHAKAIEMELRQMEVAQANRHMSLLTAFMPDSFLRPGGDHDCVLVLLLMPRLICKAELIRKQAQEKFELSENCSERPGLRGAAGEQLSFAAGLVYSLSLLQATLHRYEHALSQCSVDVYKKVGSLYPEMSAHERSLDFLIELLHKDQLDETVNVEPLTKAIKYYQHLYSIHLAEQPEDCTMQLADHIKFTQSALDCMSVEVGRLRAFLQGGQEATDIALLLRDLETSCSDIRQFCKKIRRRMPGTDAPGIPAALAFGPQVSDTLLDCRKHLTWVVAVLQEVAAAAAQLIAPLAENEGLPVAALEELAFKASEQIYGIPSSSPYECLRQSCNILISTMNKLATAMQEGEYDAERPPSKPPPVELRAAALRAEITDAEGLGLKLEDRETVIKELKKSLKIKGEELSEANVRLSLLEKKLDSAAKDADERIEKVQTRLEETQALLRKKEKEFEETMDALQADIDQLEAEKAELKQRLNSQSKRTIEGLRGPPPSGIATLVSGIAGGAVPGQAPGSVPGPGLVKDSPLLLQQISAMRLHISQLQHENSILKGAQMKASLASLPPLHVAKLSHEGPGSELPAGVLYRKTSQLLETLNQLSTHTHVVDITRTSPAAKSPSAQLMEQVAQLKSLSDTIEKLKDEVLKETVSQRPGATVPTDFATFPSSAFLRAKEEQQDDTVYMGKVTFSCAAGLGQRHRLVLTQEQLHQLHSRLIS
- the DCTN1 gene encoding dynactin subunit 1 isoform X2, whose amino-acid sequence is MSVEASARPLRVGSRVEVIGKGHRGTVAYVGATLFATGKWVGVILDEAKGKNDGTVQGRKYFTCDEGHGIFVRQSQIQVFEDGADTTSPETPDSSASKVLKREGTDTTAKTSKLRGLKPKKAPTARKTTTRRPKPTRPASTGVAGASSSLGPSGSASAGELSSSEPSTPAQTPLAAPIIPTPVLTSPGAVPPLPSPSKEEEGLRAQVRDLEEKLETLRLKRAEDKAKLKELEKHKIQLEQVQEWKSKMQEQQADLQRRLKEARKEAKEALEAKERYMEEMADTADAIEMATLDKEMAEERAESLQQEVEALKERVDELTTDLEILKAEIEEKGSDGAASSYQLKQLEEQNARLKDALVRMRDLSSSEKQEHVKLQKLMEKKNQELEVVRQQRERLQEELSQAESTIDELKEQVDAALGAEEMVEMLTDRNLNLEEKVRELRETVGDLEAMNEMNDELQENARETELELREQLDMAGARVREAQKRVEAAQETVADYQQTIKKYRQLTAHLQDVNRELTNQQEASVERQQQPPPETFDFKIKFAETKAHAKAIEMELRQMEVAQANRHMSLLTAFMPDSFLRPGGDHDCVLVLLLMPRLICKAELIRKQAQEKFELSENCSERPGLRGAAGEQLSFAAGLVYSLSLLQATLHRYEHALSQCSVDVYKKVGSLYPEMSAHERSLDFLIELLHKDQLDETVNVEPLTKAIKYYQHLYSIHLAEQPEDCTMQLADHIKFTQSALDCMSVEVGRLRAFLQGGQEATDIALLLRDLETSCSDIRQFCKKIRRRMPGTDAPGIPAALAFGPQVSDTLLDCRKHLTWVVAVLQEVAAAAAQLIAPLAENEGLPVAALEELAFKASEQIYGIPSSSPYECLRQSCNILISTMNKLATAMQEGEYDAERPPSKPPPVELRAAALRAEITDAEGLGLKLEDRETVIKELKKSLKIKGEELSEANVRLSLLEKKLDSAAKDADERIEKVQTRLEETQALLRKKEKEFEETMDALQADIDQLEAEKAELKQRLNSQSKRTIEGLRGPPPSGIATLVSGIAGGAVPGQAPGSVPGPGLVKDSPLLLQQISAMRLHISQLQHENSILKGAQMKASLASLPPLHVAKLSHEGPGSELPAGVLYRKTSQLLETLNQLSTHTHVVDITRTSPAAKSPSAQLMEQVAQLKSLSDTIEKLKDEVLKETVSQRPGATVPTDFATFPSSAFLRAKEEQQDDTVYMGKVTFSCAAGLGQRHRLVLTQEQLHQLHSRLIS
- the DCTN1 gene encoding dynactin subunit 1 isoform X4, encoding MSVEASARPLRVGSRVEVIGKGHRGTVAYVGATLFATGKWVGVILDEAKGKNDGTVQGRKYFTCDEGHGIFVRQSQIQVFEDGADTTSPETPDSSASKVLKREGTDTTAKTSKLTTTRRPKPTRPASTGVAGASSSLGPSGSASAGELSSSEPSTPAQTPLAAPIIPTPVLTSPGAVPPLPSPSKEEEGLRAQVRDLEEKLETLRLKRAEDKAKLKELEKHKIQLEQVQEWKSKMQEQQADLQRRLKEARKEAKEALEAKERYMEEMADTADAIEMATLDKEMAEERAESLQQEVEALKERVDELTTDLEILKAEIEEKGSDGAASSYQLKQLEEQNARLKDALVRMRDLSSSEKQEHVKLQKLMEKKNQELEVVRQQRERLQEELSQAESTIDELKEQVDAALGAEEMVEMLTDRNLNLEEKVRELRETVGDLEAMNEMNDELQENARETELELREQLDMAGARVREAQKRVEAAQETVADYQQTIKKYRQLTAHLQDVNRELTNQQEASVERQQQPPPETFDFKIKFAETKAHAKAIEMELRQMEVAQANRHMSLLTAFMPDSFLRPGGDHDCVLVLLLMPRLICKAELIRKQAQEKFELSENCSERPGLRGAAGEQLSFAAGLVYSLSLLQATLHRYEHALSQCSVDVYKKVGSLYPEMSAHERSLDFLIELLHKDQLDETVNVEPLTKAIKYYQHLYSIHLAEQPEDCTMQLADHIKFTQSALDCMSVEVGRLRAFLQGGQEATDIALLLRDLETSCSDIRQFCKKIRRRMPGTDAPGIPAALAFGPQVSDTLLDCRKHLTWVVAVLQEVAAAAAQLIAPLAENEGLPVAALEELAFKASEQIYGIPSSSPYECLRQSCNILISTMNKLATAMQEGEYDAERPPSKPPPVELRAAALRAEITDAEGLGLKLEDRETVIKELKKSLKIKGEELSEANVRLSLLEKKLDSAAKDADERIEKVQTRLEETQALLRKKEKEFEETMDALQADIDQLEAEKAELKQRLNSQSKRTIEGLRGPPPSGIATLVSGIAGEEQQRGAVPGQAPGSVPGPGLVKDSPLLLQQISAMRLHISQLQHENSILKGAQMKASLASLPPLHVAKLSHEGPGSELPAGVLYRKTSQLLETLNQLSTHTHVVDITRTSPAAKSPSAQLMEQVAQLKSLSDTIEKLKDEVLKETVSQRPGATVPTDFATFPSSAFLRAKEEQQDDTVYMGKVTFSCAAGLGQRHRLVLTQEQLHQLHSRLIS
- the DCTN1 gene encoding dynactin subunit 1 isoform X8 — translated: MAQSKRHVYSRTPSGSRMSVEASARPLRVGSRVEVIGKGHRGTVAYVGATLFATGKWVGVILDEAKGKNDGTVQGRKYFTCDEGHGIFVRQSQIQVFEDGADTTSPETPDSSASKVLKREGTDTTAKTSKLRGLKPKKAPTARKTTTRRPKPTRPASTGVAGASSSLGPSGSASAGELSSSEPSTPAQTPLAAPIIPTPVLTSPGAVPPLPSPSKEEEGLRAQVRDLEEKLETLRLKRAEDKAKLKELEKHKIQLEQVQEWKSKMQEQQADLQRRLKEARKEAKEALEAKERYMEEMADTADAIEMATLDKEMAEERAESLQQEVEALKERVDELTTDLEILKAEIEEKGSDGAASSYQLKQLEEQNARLKDALVRMRDLSSSEKQEHVKLQKLMEKKNQELEVVRQQRERLQEELSQAESTIDELKEQVDAALGAEEMVEMLTDRNLNLEEKVRELRETVGDLEAMNEMNDELQENARETELELREQLDMAGARVREAQKRVEAAQETVADYQQTIKKYRQLTAHLQDVNRELTNQQEASVERQQQPPPETFDFKIKFAETKAHAKAIEMELRQMEVAQANRHMSLLTAFMPDSFLRPGGDHDCVLVLLLMPRLICKAELIRKQAQEKFELSENCSERPGLRGAAGEQLSFAAGLVYSLSLLQATLHRYEHALSQCSVDVYKKVGSLYPEMSAHERSLDFLIELLHKDQLDETVNVEPLTKAIKYYQHLYSIHLAEQPEDCTMQLADHIKFTQSALDCMSVEVGRLRAFLQGGQEATDIALLLRDLETSCSDIRQFCKKIRRRMPGTDAPGIPAALAFGPQVSDTLLDCRKHLTWVVAVLQEVAAAAAQLIAPLAENEGLPVAALEELAFKASEQIYGIPSSSPYECLRQSCNILISTMNKLATAMQEGEYDAERPPSKPPPVELRAAALRAEITDAEGLGLKLEDRETVIKELKKSLKIKGEELSEANVRLSLLEKKLDSAAKDADERIEKVQTRLEETQALLRKKEKEFEETMDALQADIDQLEAEKAELKQRLNSQSKRTIEGLRGPPPSGIATLVSGIAGEEQQRGAVPGQAPGSVPGPGLVKDSPLLLQQISAMRLHISQLQHENSILKGAQMKASLASLPPLHVAKLSHEGPGSELPAGVLYRKTSQLLETLNQLSTHTHVVDITRTSPAAKSPSAQLMEQVAQLKSLSDTIEKLKDEVLKETVSQRPGATVPTDFATFPSSAFLRAKEEQQDDTVYMGKVTFSCAAGLGQRHRLVLTQEQLHQLHSRLIS
- the DCTN1 gene encoding dynactin subunit 1 isoform X3; this translates as MSVEASARPLRVGSRVEVIGKGHRGTVAYVGATLFATGKWVGVILDEAKGKNDGTVQGRKYFTCDEGHGIFVRQSQIQVFEDGADTTSPETPDSSASKVLKREGTDTTAKTSKLRGLKPKKTTTRRPKPTRPASTGVAGASSSLGPSGSASAGELSSSEPSTPAQTPLAAPIIPTPVLTSPGAVPPLPSPSKEEEGLRAQVRDLEEKLETLRLKRAEDKAKLKELEKHKIQLEQVQEWKSKMQEQQADLQRRLKEARKEAKEALEAKERYMEEMADTADAIEMATLDKEMAEERAESLQQEVEALKERVDELTTDLEILKAEIEEKGSDGAASSYQLKQLEEQNARLKDALVRMRDLSSSEKQEHVKLQKLMEKKNQELEVVRQQRERLQEELSQAESTIDELKEQVDAALGAEEMVEMLTDRNLNLEEKVRELRETVGDLEAMNEMNDELQENARETELELREQLDMAGARVREAQKRVEAAQETVADYQQTIKKYRQLTAHLQDVNRELTNQQEASVERQQQPPPETFDFKIKFAETKAHAKAIEMELRQMEVAQANRHMSLLTAFMPDSFLRPGGDHDCVLVLLLMPRLICKAELIRKQAQEKFELSENCSERPGLRGAAGEQLSFAAGLVYSLSLLQATLHRYEHALSQCSVDVYKKVGSLYPEMSAHERSLDFLIELLHKDQLDETVNVEPLTKAIKYYQHLYSIHLAEQPEDCTMQLADHIKFTQSALDCMSVEVGRLRAFLQGGQEATDIALLLRDLETSCSDIRQFCKKIRRRMPGTDAPGIPAALAFGPQVSDTLLDCRKHLTWVVAVLQEVAAAAAQLIAPLAENEGLPVAALEELAFKASEQIYGIPSSSPYECLRQSCNILISTMNKLATAMQEGEYDAERPPSKPPPVELRAAALRAEITDAEGLGLKLEDRETVIKELKKSLKIKGEELSEANVRLSLLEKKLDSAAKDADERIEKVQTRLEETQALLRKKEKEFEETMDALQADIDQLEAEKAELKQRLNSQSKRTIEGLRGPPPSGIATLVSGIAGEEQQRGAVPGQAPGSVPGPGLVKDSPLLLQQISAMRLHISQLQHENSILKGAQMKASLASLPPLHVAKLSHEGPGSELPAGVLYRKTSQLLETLNQLSTHTHVVDITRTSPAAKSPSAQLMEQVAQLKSLSDTIEKLKDEVLKETVSQRPGATVPTDFATFPSSAFLRAKEEQQDDTVYMGKVTFSCAAGLGQRHRLVLTQEQLHQLHSRLIS
- the DCTN1 gene encoding dynactin subunit 1 isoform X1, producing the protein MSVEASARPLRVGSRVEVIGKGHRGTVAYVGATLFATGKWVGVILDEAKGKNDGTVQGRKYFTCDEGHGIFVRQSQIQVFEDGADTTSPETPDSSASKVLKREGTDTTAKTSKLRGLKPKKAPTARKTTTRRPKPTRPASTGVAGASSSLGPSGSASAGELSSSEPSTPAQTPLAAPIIPTPVLTSPGAVPPLPSPSKEEEGLRAQVRDLEEKLETLRLKRAEDKAKLKELEKHKIQLEQVQEWKSKMQEQQADLQRRLKEARKEAKEALEAKERYMEEMADTADAIEMATLDKEMAEERAESLQQEVEALKERVDELTTDLEILKAEIEEKGSDGAASSYQLKQLEEQNARLKDALVRMRDLSSSEKQEHVKLQKLMEKKNQELEVVRQQRERLQEELSQAESTIDELKEQVDAALGAEEMVEMLTDRNLNLEEKVRELRETVGDLEAMNEMNDELQENARETELELREQLDMAGARVREAQKRVEAAQETVADYQQTIKKYRQLTAHLQDVNRELTNQQEASVERQQQPPPETFDFKIKFAETKAHAKAIEMELRQMEVAQANRHMSLLTAFMPDSFLRPGGDHDCVLVLLLMPRLICKAELIRKQAQEKFELSENCSERPGLRGAAGEQLSFAAGLVYSLSLLQATLHRYEHALSQCSVDVYKKVGSLYPEMSAHERSLDFLIELLHKDQLDETVNVEPLTKAIKYYQHLYSIHLAEQPEDCTMQLADHIKFTQSALDCMSVEVGRLRAFLQGGQEATDIALLLRDLETSCSDIRQFCKKIRRRMPGTDAPGIPAALAFGPQVSDTLLDCRKHLTWVVAVLQEVAAAAAQLIAPLAENEGLPVAALEELAFKASEQIYGIPSSSPYECLRQSCNILISTMNKLATAMQEGEYDAERPPSKPPPVELRAAALRAEITDAEGLGLKLEDRETVIKELKKSLKIKGEELSEANVRLSLLEKKLDSAAKDADERIEKVQTRLEETQALLRKKEKEFEETMDALQADIDQLEAEKAELKQRLNSQSKRTIEGLRGPPPSGIATLVSGIAGEEQQRGAVPGQAPGSVPGPGLVKDSPLLLQQISAMRLHISQLQHENSILKGAQMKASLASLPPLHVAKLSHEGPGSELPAGVLYRKTSQLLETLNQLSTHTHVVDITRTSPAAKSPSAQLMEQVAQLKSLSDTIEKLKDEVLKETVSQRPGATVPTDFATFPSSAFLRAKEEQQDDTVYMGKVTFSCAAGLGQRHRLVLTQEQLHQLHSRLIS